In Kutzneria kofuensis, the DNA window CGTCGGCGGCCCGCAGTCCGGCAAGTCGATGCTGCTGCGGACGTTGATCATGTCCATGTCGGTGACGCACACGCCGGAGGAGGTCCAGTTCTACTGCCTGGACCTGGGCGGCGGCACGCTCGCGCCGCTGGAGGCGCTGCCGCACGTCGGCGGCGTGGCCAGCCGGCTGGAGCCGGACAAGGCCCGCCGCATGGTGGCCGAGCTGACCGGCCTGATCGCCGACCGGGAGCAGCGGTTCCGCGCCGCCGGCATCGACGGCATGGTCGAGTTCCGCAACCGCAAGCGCCGCGGCGAGATGAAGGACGACCCCTACGGCGACGTCTTCGTGATCATCGACGGCTGGCTGAACTTCCGGCAGGAGTTCGAGGCGCTGGAGCAGTCCATCCTCAACCTGGCGGCGCAGGGTCTGTCCTTCGGCATCCACGTGGTCATCTCGGCCAACCGGTGGGCGGAGATCCGGCCCGCGGTCAAGGACCTCATGGGCACCCGGTTCGAGCTGCGCCTCGGAGACCCCAGCGAGTCCGAGTTCGACCGCAAGGTCGCCGTGAACGTGCCGGTCGGCCGGCCGGGTCGCGGCCTGACCCCGGACCGGCTGCACTTCCTGACCGCGTTGCCGCGCATCGACTCCTCGTCCAACGTGGGCGACGTCGGCGCCGGCGTGCAGGACGCCATCGGCAAGATCACGGCCGCCTGGCGCGGCCCGGTCGCGCCGCAGGTCCGGCTGCTGCCCGAGATGCTGCCGTACGAGCAGCTGCCGACGCAGCAACAGCAGCGCAACCCGCACCTGGTGCCGATCGGCGTCAACGAGGACGGCCTCGCGCCGGTGTTCCTCGACTTCGACAACGACTCGCACTTCTACGCCTTCGCCGAGGGCGAGTCCGGCAAGACGAACCTGCTGCGCACCATCGTGCGGGGCATCATGACCCGGTACACCACCAGCGAGGCGGTCATCCTGCTGGTCGACTACCGGCGGACGATGCTCGGCTTCATCGACACCGACCACCTGCTCAGCTACGTGGTGTCGGCCAACCAGCTCGGCGACACCATCAACGACGTCAAGAACTCGCTCAAGGGCCGGCTGCCCGGCCCGGACGTCACGCAGGAGCAGCTCAAGGCCCGGTCCTGGTGGAAGGGGCCGGAGGTGTTCGTCGTGGTCGACGACTACGACCTGGTGGCGACCCAGAGCGGCAACCCGCTGCAGCCGCTGGCCGAGTTCCTGCCGCAGGCCAAGGACGTCGGCCTGCACATGATCCTGGCCCGCCGCTCCGGCGGCGCCAGCCGGGCGCTGTTCGACCCGGTGATCGGCAAGCTGCGCGAGATCGCCGCGCCCGGCATGGTGATGAGCTGCAGCAAGGACGAGGGCGTGCTGATCGGCACGTACAAGCCGACGATCCTGCCGCCGGGCCGGGGCGTGATCGTCACCCGCAAGCTCGGCCAGCAGCTGATGCAGACCGCGTGGCTGCCGGGCGAGTGAGTTGACGGTCCACGTAGCGGTCGACTTCGGCACGTCGAGCACGTGTGTGGCGGTGGCCGTCGACGGCAGGGAGCCGCAGCTGGTCGTCCTGGAGGGCGGCACGCCGGTGATGCCGTCGGCGGTCTTCGCCGACCGCGGCGGCACGCTGTTCGTCGGCCAGGAGGCGGAGCGGCAGGCGGCGGTGGACCCGTCGCGGTACGAGCCGAACCCGAAGCGCCGCATCGACGAGGGGCAGCTGCTGCTCGGCGACACCGTGCTGAACGTGCTGGACGTGGTGCGGGCGGTGCTGGTCCGCGCCACCAACGAGGCGCGGCGGCTGGTCGGCGGCGCGCGGATCGACCTGCTGGTGCTGACCCATCCCGCCGACTGGGGCGCGGTCCGCACCCGGATCCTGCGCCAGGCCGGGCAGGGGCTGGGCGTGGAGGTGTCGCTGGTGCCGGAGCCGGTGGCCGCCGCGGTGTTCCACTCGGCGTCCACCGCCATGCCCGACGGCAGCGCGCTGGCGGTGCTGGACTTCGGCGGCGGCACCGTCGACGCGAGCGTGGTGCGTCGGCGCGGGGCCTCGTTCGAGGTGCTGGCCACCCGGGGCGAGCCGAACTTCGGCGGCGCGGACATCGACCAGGCGCTGCTGGAGCACGTCGGCACGCTGGTGTCCGGGCAGGACCCGCAGGCGTGGCAGGCGCTGGTGGAGGGCCGGGAGATGGCCGACCGTCGGCGTCGCCGGGTGCTTCGGCAGGACGTCCGCGGTGCCAAGGAGACGCTGTCCCGGCACGCCTACACCGACGTGCCGATGCCACCGCCGTTCCCGGACGCCCACGTCACGCGGGCCGACCTGGAGCGGCTGATCGGCCCGCAGCTGGGCCGGGCGGCTGACCTCGTCGCGGACACCGTGAAGGCCGCGCGGCTGACCCCCGGCGAGCTGAGCACCGTGTTCCTCGTCGGCGGGTCCAGCCGGATCCCGCTGGTCGCACGGCTGGTGCACGAGCGCACCGGCATCATGCCGACCACTTTGGACCAGCCGGAGACGATCGTCGCCCGGGGCGCGCTGCGGGTCGTCACGCTCGATCCACATCGGACCGGGGCGTTCCCCGGGGTGCGGCCGCCGAGCCCGATGCAGCAGCCGCTGGAGACGCCGAGCCCCGGCTATCCGGCGGTGCCGGTGGGTGGCGCGGGGCCGATGCCGGCCGGTGCCGCCGCCGACGTCACGCATCCCGTGCCGGCGAACTTCCCGCAGGTGCCGGTGCCCTCCGCGCCGGTGGCCGTGAAGACCCGCAACAAGTGGCTGCCGTGGATCGTGGTCGGCTCAGTGGTGCTGGTGATCGCCGCCGGAGTGACGGTGTTCCGGCTGGTCACCAGCGGTCCGGACGGCAAGCCGGTGGCGCAGTACGACTACCGCTTCACCGCGCCGCCGGGCTGGAGCCAGACCGGCGGCGACGCGTCCAGCCGTGAGGTGCTGCTCAAGCCGGACGGCGGCAGCGGCCAGGACCTGATCGCCGTGCAGGAGCGGGCGCTGAACTACGACGCCACCGTCCAGCGCGACCTGGCCATCAGCCAGGTCCGGTCGGCCGTGGAGAAGGCCGGCTCCGCGTTCTCCGGTTTCTCGGACAGCACCAGCTTCGGCGGCAAGGATGTCCTCTACTACCGCCAGCAGCTCGACGGGGCCGCCGTCGACTGGTACGTGGTGCTCAAGGGCAAGGCGCAGGTCAGCGTCGGTTGCCAGTACCCGGCCGGCGACAGGGACGCCGTGCTGGCCGCGTGCCAGCAGGTCGTGAGCACGTTGGCGGTCGAGGCCTGAGGAGGGAGACGCCCGTGTCGATCGGCGACGCGATGAGCCAGTTCCGGTCCGAGGTGGACGCCGCCGTCGCGCGGGGCAGCCGGGCCGCCGGCGAGGCCCGGGCGCGCAGCGCCGCCACCCGTGGGCAGACCCGGGAGCTGGTGACCAAGGTGCGCGCCCGTCAGGAGCGCCCGCAGCCCTCCGACCTGACGTCGCCGGGGCTGCGCCGGGCGGC includes these proteins:
- a CDS encoding type VII secretion-associated protein is translated as MTVHVAVDFGTSSTCVAVAVDGREPQLVVLEGGTPVMPSAVFADRGGTLFVGQEAERQAAVDPSRYEPNPKRRIDEGQLLLGDTVLNVLDVVRAVLVRATNEARRLVGGARIDLLVLTHPADWGAVRTRILRQAGQGLGVEVSLVPEPVAAAVFHSASTAMPDGSALAVLDFGGGTVDASVVRRRGASFEVLATRGEPNFGGADIDQALLEHVGTLVSGQDPQAWQALVEGREMADRRRRRVLRQDVRGAKETLSRHAYTDVPMPPPFPDAHVTRADLERLIGPQLGRAADLVADTVKAARLTPGELSTVFLVGGSSRIPLVARLVHERTGIMPTTLDQPETIVARGALRVVTLDPHRTGAFPGVRPPSPMQQPLETPSPGYPAVPVGGAGPMPAGAAADVTHPVPANFPQVPVPSAPVAVKTRNKWLPWIVVGSVVLVIAAGVTVFRLVTSGPDGKPVAQYDYRFTAPPGWSQTGGDASSREVLLKPDGGSGQDLIAVQERALNYDATVQRDLAISQVRSAVEKAGSAFSGFSDSTSFGGKDVLYYRQQLDGAAVDWYVVLKGKAQVSVGCQYPAGDRDAVLAACQQVVSTLAVEA